Proteins co-encoded in one Flavivirga eckloniae genomic window:
- the bioA gene encoding adenosylmethionine--8-amino-7-oxononanoate transaminase, with protein sequence MTLKERDKKHLWHPLTQHKLHAESIAITKAKGCLLYDEDSNEYIDAIASWYTCMYGHCNEYITSRVSNQMQQLDQIVFSGFTHEPAIKLSEELIKILPDNQEKIFFSDNGSTSVEIGIKMALQYHFNKGEKRNILIAFEDGFHGDTFGAMSVSGLSVYNGPFEDFFLEVKRIPTPNGENNEAILNTLNDIAKTHKVAGFVYEPLVQGAAAMKMHDPEGLNAILKFCKNHNIITVADEVMTGFGKTGKHFASDHIDTKPDIICLSKALTGGLVPMALTTCSQDIYEAFYSDEISKGLFHGHTYSANPLACTAALASIELLQSDAIQQNIKTIIASHKRFNEHIKTHPKVKSTRQTGIIFALDLNVEMKRYGSLRDKLFKFFLDHGVFLRPLGHTIYIQAPYVITKEQLEQVYNTIEDVLEIV encoded by the coding sequence ATGACACTAAAAGAACGCGATAAAAAACACCTCTGGCACCCTTTAACACAGCATAAACTGCATGCCGAATCTATTGCCATAACCAAAGCAAAAGGATGCCTATTGTACGACGAAGATAGCAACGAATATATTGACGCTATTGCTTCTTGGTATACCTGCATGTACGGGCACTGCAACGAATATATTACTAGCCGTGTTTCAAATCAGATGCAGCAATTAGATCAAATTGTTTTTAGTGGTTTTACTCATGAGCCAGCTATAAAACTATCAGAAGAACTTATCAAAATCCTACCCGATAATCAAGAGAAGATTTTCTTTAGTGATAATGGCTCAACTTCGGTTGAAATTGGTATAAAGATGGCTTTGCAGTATCATTTTAACAAAGGTGAGAAACGCAATATTCTTATCGCTTTCGAAGATGGGTTTCACGGTGATACCTTTGGTGCTATGAGTGTATCCGGTTTATCTGTTTATAATGGTCCTTTTGAGGATTTCTTTTTAGAAGTAAAACGAATTCCGACTCCAAACGGAGAAAACAATGAAGCCATTTTAAATACCTTAAACGACATAGCAAAAACCCACAAAGTAGCTGGTTTTGTTTACGAACCTTTGGTTCAAGGTGCTGCAGCCATGAAAATGCACGACCCAGAAGGATTAAATGCTATTTTAAAATTTTGTAAAAACCATAACATTATTACTGTTGCCGACGAGGTTATGACAGGCTTTGGAAAAACAGGAAAACATTTTGCATCAGATCATATTGACACAAAACCAGATATTATATGTTTAAGCAAAGCCTTAACAGGCGGCTTAGTCCCAATGGCACTTACCACATGCTCTCAAGACATTTACGAGGCTTTTTATAGCGACGAGATTAGTAAAGGTTTGTTTCACGGACATACGTATTCGGCAAACCCATTGGCTTGTACAGCAGCTCTAGCAAGCATCGAACTATTACAGTCAGACGCTATTCAGCAAAATATAAAAACCATAATAGCTTCCCACAAAAGATTTAACGAGCATATAAAAACACATCCAAAAGTAAAATCCACGAGACAAACAGGAATTATTTTTGCTTTGGATTTAAACGTTGAAATGAAACGCTATGGGAGTTTGCGAGATAAACTTTTTAAGTTCTTTTTAGACCATGGTGTTTTTCTTCGCCCACTAGGCCATACTATTTATATTCAAGCACCTTACGTAATTACCAAGGAACAATTAGAACAGGTTTATAATACTATCGAAGATGTATTGGAAATTGTTTAA
- a CDS encoding regulatory protein RecX, whose translation MQLSKKTYTVQEATKKMEHYCAYQERCHQEVRQKLTGMHMIPEAIDIIIVHLLEHNFLNEERFAKAFVGGKFRVKKWGRRRLAFELKKKDVVKVNINQALREIENEEYIEVFNGLAEKKADSIKETNKLKKRKKLIDFLIYKGWESHLVYEKANELIP comes from the coding sequence ATGCAGTTATCAAAAAAAACATATACGGTACAAGAAGCTACCAAAAAAATGGAGCATTATTGTGCGTATCAAGAACGTTGTCATCAAGAAGTTAGACAAAAGCTAACAGGTATGCATATGATTCCGGAGGCGATCGATATAATCATAGTACACCTCTTGGAACATAACTTTCTAAATGAAGAACGTTTTGCCAAAGCATTTGTAGGCGGTAAATTTAGAGTTAAGAAATGGGGTCGACGTCGTTTAGCTTTTGAATTAAAGAAAAAGGACGTGGTCAAAGTTAATATAAATCAGGCACTTAGAGAAATTGAGAATGAGGAGTACATCGAGGTTTTCAATGGTTTAGCCGAAAAAAAAGCAGATTCAATTAAAGAGACCAACAAGTTAAAGAAAAGAAAAAAACTAATTGATTTTTTAATTTATAAAGGATGGGAGTCTCATTTGGTGTATGAAAAAGCCAACGAGCTTATACCGTAA
- a CDS encoding cupin-like domain-containing protein, giving the protein MTLKLQDIPRVKAITKAGFLKNYFNPQKPVVIESLTVDWPAYTKWNLDYMKSVAGDITIPLYDDRPVDYKEGFNQPHAKMKMSDYVDLLKTEPTKYRIFLWNALKEIPQLQKDFTFPDFGIRLMKGIPMLFFGGRGSHTFMHYDIDLANIFHFHFEGIKQIILFDQKQSDYLYKIPHSLITREDIDFSNPDFKKWPMLKKAKGYQTELKHGEVLYMPEGYWHYMRYITPGFSMSLRAIARNPKNFSRAIYNIVIMRHYDNVMRRLKGQKWIDWKNEQAIIRTHKNSGITV; this is encoded by the coding sequence TTGACACTTAAGCTACAAGATATTCCTCGCGTAAAGGCAATTACTAAAGCGGGTTTTTTAAAAAACTACTTTAATCCGCAAAAACCTGTAGTTATAGAATCCCTTACCGTAGATTGGCCAGCTTATACCAAGTGGAACTTGGATTATATGAAATCGGTTGCTGGCGACATTACTATTCCGCTTTACGACGATAGGCCTGTCGATTATAAAGAAGGGTTTAATCAGCCACATGCTAAAATGAAAATGAGCGATTATGTAGATCTGTTAAAAACGGAGCCCACAAAATATCGTATTTTTCTTTGGAATGCCTTAAAAGAAATACCTCAATTACAGAAAGATTTCACGTTTCCAGATTTTGGGATACGTCTTATGAAAGGGATTCCTATGTTGTTTTTTGGCGGTCGTGGTTCCCATACGTTTATGCATTATGATATCGATTTAGCCAATATTTTTCATTTCCACTTTGAGGGCATTAAACAGATTATCTTGTTTGACCAAAAACAGAGTGATTACCTGTATAAAATTCCGCATTCCTTAATTACCAGAGAAGATATCGATTTTTCCAATCCGGATTTTAAAAAATGGCCGATGCTTAAAAAGGCTAAAGGCTATCAAACCGAACTAAAACATGGTGAGGTTTTATATATGCCCGAAGGGTATTGGCATTATATGCGCTATATTACGCCTGGATTTTCTATGAGCTTAAGGGCTATTGCCAGAAACCCGAAAAACTTTAGCAGAGCGATTTACAACATCGTTATTATGCGTCATTACGATAATGTAATGCGCCGTTTAAAAGGACAAAAATGGATTGATTGGAAAAACGAACAAGCTATTATAAGAACGCACAAAAATAGCGGAATTACGGTATAA
- the bioB gene encoding biotin synthase BioB, producing MSETRHNWTKEEVIEIYNKPLMELLYEAATVHRLHHDPNVVQVSTLLSIKTGGCSEDCGYCPQAARYHTDIEGNDLMSVQQVKAQALRAKSSGSSRVCMGAAWRNVKDGEEFDEVLEMVRTINKLDMEVCCTLGMITKNQAQRLAEAGLYAYNHNLDSSEEYYKEVISTRGYQDRLDTIDNVRKTNVTVCSGGIIGMGESIDDRAGMLVALSTLNPQPESTPINALVAVEGTPLEEEKPVEIWDMIRMVATTRIIMPETQVRLSAGRTQMSKEGQAMCFFAGANSIFAGDKLLTTPNPDVNEDMKMFELLGLKPQKPFTKKVQPKTVEADDSQYEALGEKPKWTRPDHTIERNEAAKEKAKTLK from the coding sequence ATGAGCGAGACAAGACACAACTGGACAAAAGAAGAGGTAATAGAAATCTATAACAAACCTTTAATGGAACTGCTTTACGAAGCAGCAACTGTACACCGTTTACATCACGATCCTAATGTAGTACAAGTATCTACATTGTTATCTATAAAAACAGGTGGTTGTTCAGAAGACTGTGGGTATTGTCCACAAGCAGCTCGTTACCATACAGATATTGAAGGAAACGATTTAATGTCTGTACAACAAGTAAAAGCGCAGGCACTACGTGCAAAATCTTCTGGAAGCTCGCGTGTTTGTATGGGTGCTGCATGGCGTAATGTAAAAGATGGTGAAGAATTCGACGAGGTTCTAGAAATGGTACGTACCATTAATAAACTGGACATGGAAGTGTGTTGTACACTTGGTATGATTACTAAAAACCAGGCACAACGATTGGCTGAAGCTGGTTTATATGCTTACAATCATAATTTAGACTCATCTGAAGAATATTATAAAGAAGTTATTTCAACACGTGGGTATCAAGATCGATTAGATACCATTGATAACGTAAGAAAAACTAATGTAACTGTTTGTAGCGGTGGTATTATTGGTATGGGTGAAAGCATTGATGATCGTGCCGGAATGCTGGTGGCTTTATCAACTCTAAACCCTCAACCGGAATCTACACCAATAAATGCTTTAGTCGCAGTTGAAGGTACGCCTCTAGAAGAAGAAAAACCTGTTGAAATATGGGATATGATTCGTATGGTTGCAACTACGCGTATTATCATGCCAGAAACCCAAGTGCGTTTAAGTGCAGGTAGAACACAAATGTCTAAAGAAGGCCAAGCAATGTGTTTCTTTGCTGGAGCTAATTCAATTTTCGCTGGTGATAAATTATTAACCACTCCAAATCCAGATGTTAACGAAGACATGAAAATGTTTGAGTTATTAGGCTTGAAACCACAAAAACCATTCACTAAAAAAGTGCAACCAAAAACGGTTGAAGCTGACGATTCCCAATACGAAGCTTTAGGTGAAAAACCAAAATGGACAAGACCTGATCACACTATTGAGCGTAACGAAGCAGCTAAAGAAAAAGCTAAGACCTTAAAATAA
- a CDS encoding beta-ketoacyl synthase N-terminal-like domain-containing protein, translated as MQEPISITAISSISPLGKSLDDAWKNYQNNQDCISEKSFGNEHTLVAEIPQDAKKEIESLRKSDPKYKSLDDTVLFAIYASRKAIKHAHWNGSDNFGINIGSSRGATQLFETYHKDFLEKNKAKTLSSPTTTLGNISSWVAHDLQTQGPEISHSITCSTALHAMLNGIAWVSSGMCDKFLVGGSEAPLTPFTIAQMKALKIYSKGKLNTESFPCQALNLEKKQNTMILGEGASMACLEAGKKDNAIALIKGFGYATEILEHNISISSDAQCFQKSMQMALGNLNPDDVDAIVMHAPGTIKGDLSEYEAIKKIFCNKTPSLTTNKWKVGHSFGASGMLSIEMAILMLQHQKFITVPFSKFQKSPNSINNILVNAVGFGGNAVSILLSK; from the coding sequence TTGCAAGAACCAATCTCAATAACCGCTATTTCGTCTATTTCTCCCCTTGGAAAATCTTTGGACGATGCATGGAAAAACTATCAAAATAACCAAGATTGTATTTCGGAAAAATCTTTTGGCAATGAGCATACTTTAGTTGCAGAAATCCCTCAAGATGCTAAAAAGGAAATCGAATCCTTGCGTAAATCTGATCCCAAATACAAATCGTTAGACGATACTGTTCTATTTGCCATTTATGCTTCAAGAAAAGCTATTAAACATGCCCATTGGAATGGTTCGGATAACTTCGGAATCAACATTGGATCTTCTCGTGGTGCTACACAACTTTTTGAAACCTATCACAAGGATTTTCTTGAAAAGAATAAAGCAAAAACACTAAGCTCTCCAACCACAACATTAGGCAATATTTCATCCTGGGTGGCTCACGACTTGCAAACACAAGGCCCAGAAATTAGTCATTCCATAACCTGCTCGACTGCTTTGCACGCTATGCTCAATGGAATTGCTTGGGTTAGTTCTGGTATGTGCGATAAATTTTTGGTTGGTGGTAGCGAAGCGCCATTAACACCTTTTACCATTGCACAAATGAAAGCTTTAAAGATTTATTCGAAAGGCAAATTGAATACAGAATCTTTCCCATGCCAAGCACTAAATCTGGAAAAAAAGCAAAATACCATGATTTTAGGTGAGGGCGCATCCATGGCTTGTTTGGAAGCAGGCAAAAAAGACAATGCCATAGCTCTTATAAAAGGATTTGGCTATGCTACCGAAATTTTAGAACATAATATTTCCATTTCAAGTGATGCGCAATGTTTTCAAAAATCGATGCAAATGGCATTGGGTAATTTAAACCCTGATGACGTTGATGCCATAGTAATGCATGCTCCGGGAACCATAAAAGGTGATTTATCGGAATATGAAGCAATAAAAAAAATATTTTGTAACAAAACACCTTCTTTAACAACAAACAAATGGAAGGTTGGCCATAGCTTCGGTGCCTCAGGCATGTTAAGTATAGAAATGGCCATTTTAATGTTGCAACATCAAAAATTTATAACCGTACCTTTTTCAAAGTTCCAAAAATCACCAAATAGCATTAATAACATTTTGGTAAATGCTGTTGGTTTTGGAGGAAATGCTGTGAGTATTTTGCTTTCAAAATAA
- a CDS encoding T9SS type A sorting domain-containing protein → MKRITLFKSLAFLVMCLCVIPFGFGQTILTAGDIAITGFNSDNPDQFSFVLLTDVTNSTTINFTDNGWLSTSSFRAGEGTITWTATSDLPCGIEIIITDNSPFSASIGNVTDSPSFQLSTSGDQILAYQGLASSPTFIFAVNFEGVGWSDATNSNDTALPTGLTDGINALDVGETDNGIYDCSVTSNFSAVLTATSTNTNWNISGSILTIGSCFYSCTTCSGGIVTWDGAWSGTPDLTTQVIIDADYNTGNGGSEISFSACSLKVNNGFTLNIADNTYIEVQNDITVDPGTGSSIVVQPNGSVVQVDDSASVTVTNNGTITVTKRTAPANAWYEYTYWSSPVSGADIANGLTEAQVDRRFVFDAQSFLDAETETNNDNVPIPGYDDIDDNGDAWQSVSSSTIMTPGVGYASTHDRLIFNSSPASQFIYDFVGPFNNGIITVPIYRNDSESGDKNLNFIGNPYPSAISVNSFFAANSDIDGAIYIWSHNTPPSAVANGNEQINFSDLDYAVINGLTETQGGDPITPNRFIPSGQGFFVTYSDAAIPISTTGDISQGQVVFNNSMRMADGTSNSQFFKNSDTKKDNPTSVNNILWIDLTSSLGAFNQIAIGYADGATDGDDGLYYDATKTISYMTTSAIYSLISDTNVNKKFTIQGKDVTSLTTDEIIPLGFYTSKPSDTEYKFSMPKYQGEFLSNNTVYLKDNLLNKLHDLSASDYTFTSEIGEFNDRFEIVFNVTALSTNDDLLAENTLNIITLNNGYVRFSTSNNLSIKTVTVYDALGRALYNFKGQNSSETYRLSNLGSSIYIAEVTLSNGVVVTKKAIKK, encoded by the coding sequence ATGAAAAGAATTACTCTATTTAAATCTCTTGCTTTTTTAGTTATGTGTCTTTGTGTAATCCCCTTTGGATTTGGACAAACTATACTTACAGCGGGAGATATTGCAATAACAGGTTTTAACTCTGATAACCCAGATCAATTTTCTTTTGTTTTATTAACAGACGTCACTAATTCAACTACAATTAATTTTACTGATAATGGTTGGCTATCTACTAGTAGCTTTAGAGCGGGCGAAGGTACAATAACTTGGACAGCAACATCCGACTTACCTTGTGGTATAGAAATAATAATTACCGACAATAGTCCTTTTTCTGCTTCTATCGGTAACGTCACCGATAGCCCTAGCTTTCAATTATCTACTAGTGGCGATCAAATATTGGCTTATCAAGGTTTAGCTAGCTCACCAACTTTCATATTTGCTGTAAATTTTGAAGGAGTTGGCTGGTCAGATGCTACCAATTCAAATGACACAGCTTTACCAACAGGTTTAACAGATGGTATAAATGCTTTAGATGTGGGAGAAACTGATAATGGTATTTACGACTGCTCTGTCACCAGTAACTTTTCTGCTGTCTTAACAGCAACATCTACAAACACTAATTGGAACATCTCTGGTTCTATATTAACTATTGGTAGTTGTTTTTATTCATGCACCACATGTTCAGGAGGAATCGTTACATGGGATGGGGCATGGAGTGGCACACCAGATTTGACAACTCAAGTAATTATAGATGCCGATTATAATACAGGAAATGGTGGAAGTGAAATAAGTTTTAGTGCTTGTAGTTTAAAAGTCAATAATGGTTTTACTTTAAACATAGCAGATAACACATATATAGAAGTTCAAAACGATATTACTGTAGATCCTGGTACAGGCTCTTCTATTGTGGTACAACCAAATGGTTCTGTTGTTCAAGTTGATGACTCAGCGTCAGTAACCGTGACTAATAATGGAACAATAACCGTAACGAAAAGAACAGCCCCAGCAAACGCATGGTATGAATATACTTATTGGAGTTCCCCTGTTTCTGGAGCGGATATTGCTAATGGATTAACCGAAGCTCAAGTCGATAGGCGTTTTGTTTTTGATGCTCAGAGCTTTTTAGATGCAGAAACAGAAACAAATAATGATAATGTTCCTATACCTGGCTATGATGATATTGACGATAATGGTGATGCTTGGCAATCTGTAAGTAGTTCAACAATTATGACACCTGGAGTTGGCTATGCTTCAACCCATGATAGGTTAATATTTAATAGTAGCCCTGCAAGTCAATTCATATATGATTTTGTAGGTCCATTTAATAATGGCATTATAACCGTACCTATATATAGAAATGATTCGGAATCAGGTGATAAAAATTTGAATTTTATTGGGAATCCTTACCCAAGTGCTATTAGTGTAAATTCGTTTTTTGCTGCGAACAGTGATATAGATGGAGCTATATATATTTGGTCACATAACACACCTCCTTCAGCAGTTGCGAACGGTAATGAACAAATTAATTTTTCAGATTTAGATTATGCCGTTATTAATGGTTTAACTGAAACTCAAGGAGGAGACCCTATTACTCCTAATAGATTTATTCCCTCAGGACAAGGCTTTTTTGTAACTTACTCTGATGCTGCCATTCCAATCTCTACTACCGGAGATATTAGTCAGGGTCAAGTTGTTTTTAATAACTCTATGCGAATGGCTGATGGGACTAGTAATAGTCAATTTTTCAAAAACTCCGATACTAAAAAAGATAATCCAACAAGTGTAAACAATATTTTATGGATTGATTTAACCTCAAGCTTAGGTGCTTTTAATCAAATAGCCATAGGCTATGCCGATGGGGCTACAGATGGAGATGATGGTTTGTATTATGATGCAACCAAAACTATATCCTATATGACCACCTCTGCAATTTATTCCCTAATAAGTGACACTAATGTTAATAAGAAGTTCACCATTCAAGGTAAAGATGTAACCAGTTTAACAACCGATGAAATTATTCCTTTAGGGTTTTACACTTCAAAACCATCAGATACAGAATATAAATTCTCAATGCCTAAATATCAAGGTGAATTTTTATCCAATAATACAGTTTATTTAAAAGATAACTTACTTAATAAACTACACGATTTATCTGCAAGCGATTATACTTTTACATCAGAAATTGGGGAATTTAATGATCGTTTTGAAATCGTATTTAATGTAACTGCACTATCTACTAATGATGATTTATTAGCAGAAAACACCTTAAACATTATAACATTAAACAATGGTTATGTACGATTCAGTACTTCAAATAACTTAAGTATAAAAACGGTTACTGTTTACGATGCTCTGGGAAGGGCCTTATACAACTTTAAAGGTCAAAATAGCTCTGAAACTTATAGACTTTCTAATTTAGGCAGTAGTATTTATATTGCTGAAGTAACATTATCAAATGGCGTGGTTGTTACAAAAAAAGCTATTAAGAAATAA
- a CDS encoding cytochrome c oxidase assembly factor Coa1 family protein yields MEEVKRKSWFGRNWPWVLPVGGCLTIIVLFILGFGAIFFGVTKILGSSEPYKYAIDQVSKNTEAIAILGKPIEADGIMNGKISIKNDGGEADFEIPIVGPNGTAKVIVIANKTDGEWFYEKLYVIIKETNEEINLLDKGLEGI; encoded by the coding sequence ATGGAAGAAGTAAAACGAAAGAGTTGGTTTGGCAGAAATTGGCCATGGGTACTGCCTGTTGGTGGATGTTTAACAATTATTGTATTGTTTATATTAGGCTTTGGAGCTATATTTTTTGGAGTAACTAAAATACTAGGGTCTTCGGAACCATATAAGTATGCTATAGATCAAGTATCGAAAAACACAGAAGCAATTGCCATTTTGGGTAAACCTATTGAAGCCGATGGCATTATGAATGGTAAGATTTCAATAAAAAATGATGGAGGGGAAGCCGATTTTGAAATTCCCATAGTAGGCCCTAATGGAACGGCTAAAGTTATAGTTATAGCAAACAAAACAGATGGAGAATGGTTTTACGAAAAACTCTATGTTATAATAAAAGAAACCAATGAAGAAATTAATTTATTGGATAAGGGTTTAGAGGGAATTTAA
- a CDS encoding flotillin family protein: MKLLIIQEGPNLGFPMALIFGVLFIFLFFIVLIRRYKRCPSDRILVVYGKVGGGQSAKCIHGGAAFILPVIQDYEFLDLTPISIEVNLVNALSKQNIRVNVPSRFTIGVSTEPGIMQNAAERLLGLGQNEIQDLAQEIIFGQLRLVVASMDIEEINSDRDKFLANISQSVESELKKVGLKLINVNITDIVDESGYIEALGKEAAAHAINAARKSVAEKTRDGSIGEANAVQDERTQVAAANAQAVEGENTAKIAVANSDSLRRQREAEAERVAIAAEKVQSAKALEESYAAEKEAETARAERERSSQMADVIVPAEIDKKKVEIDAEAEAERIRRRAKGEADAILFKAQAEAEGLYEVLTKQAAGLDQIVKAAGNNSKDAVLLLVADKLPELVKTQAEAIKNIKIDKVTVWENGGGKDGKSSTANFLSGMYKSVPPLQDMFNMAGMELPEYLKGKNVEQPEITSDSKEEKDS, translated from the coding sequence ATGAAATTACTGATAATTCAGGAAGGGCCTAACTTAGGATTCCCTATGGCTCTTATTTTTGGAGTATTATTTATATTCCTTTTTTTTATAGTATTAATTAGACGTTATAAACGTTGTCCCTCAGATAGGATTTTAGTAGTCTACGGAAAAGTTGGTGGCGGACAATCTGCCAAATGTATTCACGGTGGTGCTGCATTTATTTTACCTGTAATTCAAGATTATGAGTTTTTAGATTTAACTCCTATTTCGATTGAAGTAAATCTGGTAAATGCCCTCTCTAAACAAAATATCCGTGTAAATGTACCATCTCGTTTTACCATTGGTGTTTCAACCGAGCCTGGTATTATGCAAAATGCAGCAGAGCGTTTATTAGGCCTAGGCCAAAACGAAATTCAAGACTTAGCTCAAGAGATTATTTTTGGTCAGTTACGTTTAGTCGTAGCCTCGATGGATATTGAAGAAATTAATTCAGATAGAGATAAATTTTTAGCAAACATCTCTCAATCTGTTGAATCTGAATTAAAGAAAGTTGGTTTAAAACTAATCAACGTAAACATCACAGATATTGTTGACGAATCTGGATATATTGAAGCTTTAGGTAAAGAAGCTGCGGCTCATGCTATAAATGCAGCACGTAAATCTGTAGCAGAAAAAACAAGAGATGGATCTATTGGTGAAGCTAATGCAGTACAAGACGAAAGAACTCAGGTTGCTGCTGCTAATGCACAAGCTGTAGAAGGTGAGAACACCGCCAAAATTGCAGTAGCGAATTCAGATTCCTTACGTCGTCAGCGTGAAGCAGAAGCAGAACGTGTCGCTATAGCTGCAGAAAAAGTACAAAGCGCGAAAGCTCTTGAAGAGTCGTATGCTGCAGAAAAAGAAGCGGAAACTGCCAGAGCAGAACGAGAACGTTCATCTCAAATGGCTGACGTTATTGTACCTGCTGAAATTGATAAAAAGAAAGTTGAAATTGATGCTGAAGCAGAAGCAGAACGTATTAGAAGAAGAGCTAAAGGTGAAGCCGATGCTATTTTATTTAAGGCACAAGCTGAAGCTGAAGGCTTATATGAGGTACTAACAAAACAAGCCGCTGGTTTAGATCAAATTGTTAAAGCCGCAGGAAATAATTCTAAAGACGCTGTATTACTATTAGTTGCAGATAAATTACCTGAATTAGTTAAAACACAAGCTGAGGCGATTAAAAATATTAAAATCGATAAAGTTACCGTATGGGAAAATGGTGGTGGAAAAGATGGGAAATCATCAACCGCTAACTTCCTTTCAGGTATGTACAAATCGGTTCCGCCATTACAAGACATGTTTAATATGGCAGGAATGGAATTACCCGAATATTTAAAGGGTAAAAATGTTGAACAACCAGAGATAACATCAGATTCCAAAGAAGAAAAAGACTCTTAA